A window of Phragmites australis chromosome 2, lpPhrAust1.1, whole genome shotgun sequence genomic DNA:
GGCTCCCAGTTGGTCTCCGCGGCCTTCATCTCGTGGATGCGCCGCCGCAGGACGACCATGCCCTCGTCCACCAGCCTCCCGCCGCCGCAACTGAACTCCGCGTCGTCGGGGCGGGATGAGCAACGCACAGCGAGCGACGCTGCCGGTTTCTTGACCAGCGCCGTCGGCCGCCGGAGCGTGGCTCCACACAGGCGGACGGCGGAGAACTTACAGCTCGCGAGTGGCATTATGTTGGCCAATCCAAGGACGACCAAGAGTATAT
This region includes:
- the LOC133895637 gene encoding uncharacterized protein LOC133895637, producing the protein MPLASCKFSAVRLCGATLRRPTALVKKPAASLAVRCSSRPDDAEFSCGGGRLVDEGMVVLRRRIHEMKAAETNWEPPAEWAAWEEEWYGSYDADVCDLFSALQAFLASSRPGVGVGLVVLLMLAVPTSAFVLVSHLLNASRAIVSNLQQ